TATAGCATCACTATTTGATGCACTTAGAATTGTTACAAAAAATGTAAATTCAATAGTATCAATAAATCCAATGATAATACTAGCAGCTATTGGTGGAGCATTAATACTTCTAGTACTACTATATAAGATATTTAAGAAAATATCAAAAGATCGAGATATAGATGATATTAAATCATACAATATCTTACATACATTTAAAGATAAACTTAAACATCTTAGTTTAAGACGAAAACAAGAACTTATTGTATTTGTTACAATACTTGCATTTCTTCAAATCTGGTGGCCATTTAGATTCATGGATATTGTTAGTATTAATGCACAACGTGTAATACTATTTTCAGTATACTTTATTCTTATTGGATATATTATGAATATAATACGACCAAATTATTATCATTTTACAAAAGAATACAATGCATTTGGACTCTTTAATTTGATAATACTTGCATGTGGACTTTACATACCAGCATTCAGAGGACAACTTAGCTTACAAAGAATATATGAAGTAACATTTGTGGTACTAGCACCATTTTGTATAATAGGATTATATCATATTAGTAACTCTGCATTATCACTAATACGAAAAATAGATATTAAAACACGAACCCGTACAACAATGAAGATAATTGGAATCTTTCTTGTAATATTCTTCATACTAAATACAGGACTAATAGACTTAGAAGTTGGACAAAGTTCAACTCTACCACTTGATAATACAATAGATGCACCAATATTTAGCCAAGGAGAATATGAAGCAGTATCCTGGTTTGGACATTATAAAACAAATGATGATAATGACACAGTATTTTCTGATGCATTTAGTAACATACTACTTTACTGGCTTAATGACATACGAACAACAAATCCAAAAAATATGTCAGAAATGGAACCTGGAAGTTATCTGTTTTTACGCTCGCATAACGTGAAACATACCACATTTTTATATGGAAATGGTGAATACATTCCACTAGATGAAGGAATAAATAAGTCAAGTAAAATTTATGATAATGGAGATTCACAAATATACAAACGTCTAACACCATAAACTCCCCTTACTTTACCCCCTTTTTTTTACCCATAACTTTTGTATAATTTTATGAAAATTAGCCTTTTTTTTAAATTAAAATATTTGAAAAAATTATAAGTAATAACTAAAAACTTATAACTAATAATAAACTAACTTATAAAAATAAAACATAGCCAAATCAGTAAATAAAGCACCTTATAAGCGTTTTACACAGATAATATTATAACTTATTACTATTTACTTAATAACATATAACTTATAACTTAGAGGAAAATAATAAAAAAAAGTATGAAAAAAAAGAGATAAGTTCTTAAAAAAAAATAAAGTTTTAGGAGTTTAAGTTTTAATTTTTAATACCAATAATCTTAGTATATTTCTCCACGATTATATTTGTCTACTTCTCCAAATACATCAATTAATGTGTAAATCCATATAATTAATCCTATAATTGTTGAAATAAAAAGAGTAAATATTCCAAAAACTCCACAAACTAGACATATTAAAAATATCATTACTCCTTTTCCCCATTCATTTAAGTAACAATAACCTGCACCTGCAATAAGAAATGCTAGAATAAATGCTATTACTTTACTTTTTTTATGAATTGGTCTTTGATTAGGATTATATCCTGGTTGTTGATATCCTTGATTATAACCTTGTTGTTGATATCCTTGTTGTTGGTATCCCTGATTATAACCTTGTTGTTGATATCCTTGTTGTTGTTGATTAATTGGTGGTTCTCCAAAGTATTCTTGTTGCTGTTGTTGTATTTGTTGTGGGTGTTGTTGTACATATTGTTGTTTATCAAATTGTGAGTCGTGATTATCTTGTGGTGTTGGTGTATATTCTATATTATCTTGTTGATTATCTTTTGATGATTGTACTACAAGTACTTCATCAGTAGTTGTATTTGCTTCATCTTTTTGAAGCTCTTCTCCACATACACTACACCGGGTAGCTATGGGATCATTTTCATGTTCACAAACTGGACATTTCATAGTGTTTCACGTCTTTATGTAAAATAATTTTAAAATCTAATTATAATATTTATTAATATTAGTTAATGTATTTATTTAGTATTTTAAAAATTCTAAATTATCTAACTTTTTTTTCATAAATAAGTAGTATTTTCATAAGCAAAAATCTGATAAAATAAGTAATTATAATAGTATGTGAAAAATAGTTTATTTTCTTATAAAAAAAAAATAAAATTAGGATTATTTTTTAGTTTGTTACAGGATTATCCTCATTTTTACCAAGTATCATTAGGGCTATTTTTTTATAGAATCGTATTATATATCCCACTACAATTCCTGCAAGTATTGTTCCCATTCCTACACCAACAAATCCTCCAAAATAGTATAATGATATTATTACAGCTATTATAACATTAGTTGAGTCAAATATCACTTTCATTTTCTCAAATTTTATTGAACTTACAGTACATATAGCTATTGATACTCCTTCTCCTGGTAGTATTACAGCATGTGAGTTTACCTCAAAAAATACTCCTAAAGCTATTACAAAACATCCAAGTATACATAATAATATTTGTTCTGTTGTATTTTGTGGTATTAGATTTGTTGTTAGTGATAAAGCAAAATCTATAAAGTATCCAAAGATTGTTGTTACAACTAATTGAAAAAGTTGTATTCTTGGAAATTTTGATCTTAGTATAAGTATTTGTATTAAAAGTAATAATGCGTTGAAGATTATTGTCAAGGTTCCAAGTGAAATATCTGTTGCAAATGATAATACATTTGGAATTGCTGA
The window above is part of the Methanosphaera cuniculi genome. Proteins encoded here:
- a CDS encoding TM2 domain-containing protein; protein product: MKCPVCEHENDPIATRCSVCGEELQKDEANTTTDEVLVVQSSKDNQQDNIEYTPTPQDNHDSQFDKQQYVQQHPQQIQQQQQEYFGEPPINQQQQGYQQQGYNQGYQQQGYQQQGYNQGYQQPGYNPNQRPIHKKSKVIAFILAFLIAGAGYCYLNEWGKGVMIFLICLVCGVFGIFTLFISTIIGLIIWIYTLIDVFGEVDKYNRGEIY
- a CDS encoding YczE/YyaS/YitT family protein, translating into MDNIKVKTILRNYIVLIIGLFIMSWGVCLSVRCNLGTTPISAIPNVLSFATDISLGTLTIIFNALLLLIQILILRSKFPRIQLFQLVVTTIFGYFIDFALSLTTNLIPQNTTEQILLCILGCFVIALGVFFEVNSHAVILPGEGVSIAICTVSSIKFEKMKVIFDSTNVIIAVIISLYYFGGFVGVGMGTILAGIVVGYIIRFYKKIALMILGKNEDNPVTN